A stretch of the Victivallis lenta genome encodes the following:
- a CDS encoding ABC transporter permease encodes MVEYIIKRLILAFFTLLAILLVSYVLLRLAPGDPTRSSMFGSDSAGSALDASKGALARNTAMREKLNLDKPVLVGFWLWLKEVAQGDFGTSASVDPGRPVTELILDRLPVTVSLNVWAILLTYLLAVPLGVYAAVHADSWFDRGSAFLLFLLYSLPVMWVALLLQSTLCDGGKWPLFPLKGLTPANEDALSTWQLQWEILRHYMLPVLCLTYANFAGLSRYARNGMLEVIHSDYIRTARAKGESETVIIWKHAFRNALITLITLFGGLLPTLVAGSLLVEYIFNIPGMGTLSLLALSSRDYPLQMALFAFTGMLTLGGIFLSDMLYLAADPRIKLHTK; translated from the coding sequence ATGGTTGAGTACATCATCAAACGGCTGATCCTGGCCTTTTTCACGCTGCTGGCGATCCTGCTGGTCAGCTACGTGCTGCTGCGTCTCGCGCCGGGCGACCCGACCCGGAGCAGCATGTTCGGCAGCGATTCGGCCGGCAGCGCGCTCGACGCTTCGAAGGGCGCGCTCGCCCGCAACACCGCGATGCGCGAGAAACTGAACCTCGACAAACCGGTTCTGGTCGGCTTCTGGCTCTGGCTGAAGGAGGTCGCCCAGGGCGACTTCGGAACCTCGGCCTCGGTCGACCCCGGCCGCCCGGTGACCGAACTGATTCTCGACCGGCTGCCGGTGACGGTCAGCCTGAACGTCTGGGCGATTCTGCTGACTTATCTGCTGGCAGTCCCGCTCGGCGTTTATGCGGCCGTCCATGCCGACAGCTGGTTCGACCGGGGTTCGGCATTTCTGCTCTTTCTGCTCTATTCGCTGCCGGTCATGTGGGTTGCGCTGCTGCTGCAGTCAACGCTCTGCGACGGCGGCAAATGGCCGCTCTTTCCGCTGAAGGGGCTGACGCCGGCCAACGAGGATGCGCTGTCGACCTGGCAGCTGCAATGGGAAATCCTGCGGCACTACATGCTGCCGGTGCTCTGTTTGACCTATGCGAACTTCGCGGGACTTTCGCGCTACGCCCGGAACGGCATGCTCGAGGTGATCCACTCCGACTACATCCGCACCGCCCGCGCGAAAGGGGAATCCGAAACCGTAATCATCTGGAAACACGCGTTCCGCAATGCGCTCATCACGCTCATCACCCTGTTCGGCGGCCTGCTGCCGACGCTGGTGGCGGGAAGTCTGCTGGTCGAATACATCTTCAATATTCCGGGCATGGGGACGCTGTCGCTGCTGGCGCTGTCGAGCCGCGACTACCCGCTGCAGATGGCGCTCTTCGCGTTCACCGGGATGCTGACGCTCGGGGGGATCTTCCTCTCGGACATGCTCTATCTGGCCGCCGATCCGAGAATCAAGCTGCATACGAAATAA